In one window of Fusobacteria bacterium ZRK30 DNA:
- a CDS encoding ABC transporter substrate-binding protein, producing MKKILLLSTMILALLACGQDNQETKENSNASANTVVEKKVENPAKKREGTINLAITAKFEGKFNPSLSSTSYDTMVNSYIFETMLSYGNDFKFKPGSLVESYEYKPETMQFIFHLKKGTKFQDGVELTSEDVKFTYSLYARPEYDGRSSFASASIKGFQEVADGKVRYISGIETPDKYTVIFNMTEANARSLNNFVSRIMPKHYYEYAKAEDYKTEFLTKNETPLGSGPYKLTEYKPGEYVILDRFADFHQGPSEVQKIVIRYIPSDSVSPALGTGDLDIAGLPGRKSKEKELASSNNLVNFQNTPAGGYGYIGFNLRKDKFKDKSVRQALAYGLNRELYADKVLEGYAKVVNQPLVPQHWASSKNVNDYAYNPEKAKKMLEDDGWKVGSDGFRYKDGKKLAFSLKTSATSGQSSEGKTWIALIKQNWKDIGVDVDIQLVDFNAMIKDLFSEKPTFDTVMLGWSTIADPDQSNTFKTGGSNNFVGYSNSIVDKLCLEGLAKNTSEERVQVYDKMMQQINEDLPYIFTTSSTGVQGINKRIGGLDYMNDMAIGDAVMDNTVKLER from the coding sequence ATGAAAAAAATATTATTACTAAGTACCATGATTTTAGCTTTGCTTGCATGCGGACAGGACAATCAAGAAACCAAAGAAAATAGTAATGCAAGTGCCAACACAGTAGTAGAAAAAAAAGTTGAAAATCCGGCTAAAAAAAGGGAGGGAACTATTAATTTAGCTATAACAGCTAAATTTGAGGGGAAGTTCAATCCATCTCTATCATCTACATCTTATGATACTATGGTAAACAGCTATATTTTTGAAACAATGTTAAGTTATGGGAATGATTTTAAATTTAAACCTGGAAGTCTAGTAGAGAGCTATGAATATAAACCTGAGACGATGCAGTTTATCTTCCATCTAAAAAAAGGGACCAAGTTCCAAGATGGGGTAGAGCTCACATCTGAAGATGTAAAGTTTACCTACAGTCTGTATGCAAGACCTGAGTATGATGGAAGATCATCCTTTGCCTCAGCTTCTATAAAGGGGTTCCAAGAGGTAGCAGATGGGAAAGTGAGATATATAAGCGGGATTGAAACTCCAGATAAATATACAGTTATCTTTAATATGACAGAGGCCAATGCCAGATCCCTCAATAACTTTGTCTCTAGGATAATGCCTAAACACTACTATGAATATGCAAAAGCGGAAGACTATAAAACTGAGTTTTTAACTAAAAATGAGACTCCATTGGGATCGGGACCATATAAATTAACCGAATATAAACCGGGGGAATATGTTATCTTAGACAGGTTTGCAGATTTCCACCAGGGACCTTCAGAGGTTCAAAAAATAGTAATCAGATATATTCCTAGTGACTCTGTATCTCCAGCTTTAGGAACTGGAGACTTAGATATAGCGGGTCTTCCTGGCAGAAAGAGTAAGGAGAAGGAACTGGCTTCCTCAAATAACCTTGTTAACTTCCAAAACACTCCTGCAGGTGGATATGGATATATTGGGTTTAACCTGAGAAAGGATAAGTTTAAGGATAAGTCGGTAAGGCAGGCATTGGCTTATGGGTTAAACAGGGAACTTTACGCAGATAAAGTTTTGGAAGGCTATGCAAAAGTAGTAAATCAGCCTTTAGTTCCCCAGCATTGGGCCAGCTCTAAAAACGTAAATGATTATGCTTACAACCCTGAAAAGGCTAAGAAGATGTTAGAAGACGATGGTTGGAAGGTAGGCAGTGATGGATTCAGATATAAGGATGGCAAAAAATTAGCTTTCTCCCTTAAAACGTCAGCTACCAGTGGCCAGAGTTCCGAAGGTAAAACGTGGATAGCCCTAATAAAACAAAATTGGAAAGATATTGGTGTAGACGTAGATATCCAGTTGGTAGATTTTAATGCAATGATTAAAGACCTTTTCAGTGAAAAACCTACATTTGATACTGTGATGTTAGGATGGTCTACAATTGCAGATCCAGATCAATCCAATACCTTTAAAACAGGTGGATCTAATAACTTTGTGGGGTATTCCAATAGTATTGTAGACAAATTGTGTCTAGAGGGGTTAGCTAAAAATACCAGTGAGGAGAGAGTTCAAGTTTATGATAAGATGATGCAGCAAATAAATGAGGATCTGCCGTATATCTTTACAACTAGTTCAACAGGAGTACAGGGAATCAATAAAAGGATAGGCGGACTGGATTATATGAACGACATGGCTATTGGAGATGCAGTTATGGATAATACAGTTAAACTCGAAAGATAA
- a CDS encoding ABC transporter permease, which yields MLKYIIRRVIVSIFVLFVMSVMIYTIFAFAPGDPVGSQMDPNMTDAMMAKLRAQYGLDQPVYKRYFYWLWAALHGDMGYSIQFSKPTVEVIKTYMWNSFTLAVPAIIISNLISIPLGVISAVKHNTYIDKAIGLITLAGISCPSFFIALLVIKKLAMDFGLFPFSGMVTPGGGYAGVDYFFDVLRHASLPLIVMVTTGIAGMVLFVRSFMLNVLSQDYVRTARAKGLPQRTVIYKHAFRNTLIPIVTMFSGILGGLFGGSIIIESMFAWPGMGTIALGAVTFRDYPLIMATNMFFATLMLLGYLISDIVYGIVDPRVKLD from the coding sequence ATGTTAAAGTACATAATTAGAAGAGTCATAGTATCAATATTTGTATTGTTTGTAATGTCGGTTATGATATATACCATATTTGCATTTGCACCTGGAGATCCTGTGGGAAGTCAGATGGATCCAAATATGACCGACGCAATGATGGCAAAATTGCGGGCACAATATGGATTGGACCAGCCAGTATATAAGAGGTATTTTTATTGGCTATGGGCAGCACTCCATGGAGATATGGGGTATTCAATCCAGTTCAGTAAACCAACTGTAGAAGTTATAAAGACCTATATGTGGAATAGTTTCACCCTGGCAGTCCCGGCAATTATAATATCAAACTTAATTTCTATACCACTGGGGGTTATCTCAGCTGTAAAACATAATACATATATCGATAAAGCCATTGGGTTAATAACTCTGGCAGGGATATCATGTCCATCATTTTTTATAGCTCTTTTGGTTATAAAAAAATTAGCTATGGATTTTGGGTTATTTCCATTTTCTGGGATGGTAACACCAGGAGGAGGATATGCAGGGGTAGATTATTTCTTTGATGTTTTACGCCATGCATCTTTACCATTGATCGTTATGGTAACTACTGGAATAGCAGGGATGGTTCTGTTTGTTAGATCATTTATGTTAAATGTACTCAGTCAAGATTATGTAAGAACAGCTAGAGCAAAGGGACTTCCTCAGAGGACCGTTATCTATAAACATGCCTTTAGAAATACATTGATCCCTATAGTAACTATGTTTTCAGGGATATTAGGAGGTTTATTTGGAGGAAGTATCATTATAGAGAGTATGTTTGCCTGGCCTGGTATGGGAACCATAGCTTTAGGAGCGGTAACCTTTAGAGATTATCCCCTTATCATGGCAACAAATATGTTTTTTGCAACGTTGATGTTATTGGGGTACTTAATCTCAGATATTGTCTATGGTATTGTAGACCCTAGAGTTAAGTTAGATTAA